The Salminus brasiliensis chromosome 14, fSalBra1.hap2, whole genome shotgun sequence genome contains the following window.
TCATTATTTGGCTTGTATTGTGAGGTAGGGTTATAATATCGCCATTGAGTATAAAGTCAGTTTTTCTAATTATAGCACTTCCATGCAGGTTGCTCTGGATCAGACTTTTAACCGGTACTATATGCGTGACTGGTACTGAAATGCAAATTCTTACTCAAAATCGGTCTGCTCCTTGAGCTCGGCCAAGGGTTGGAACATCAGCCCTCTCTTCCGCATGCCCAACACACACGCAGAGTCTGGACTGTTGGCAAAAATACGCCCTGCACAGATATTGTGATGTTGTAGTCAAAACTAGGGAAAGGGACAGTGTGCACATACCATATATGATGTACAGGATATATAGGATTATCATAGAGATATCAACGCTGTTACTCTCACCATGTCTGTAACACTCCTTCAGCTTCTCAGTTAACCAGAGAACAGACTTCGCCCCCATCTTTGTGGCAAAGTTCCTGTCAAATGGGGTTGGAGTACCACCCTAGTACAAATCAGACGCATAGTGCAAATCAGCGTCTactaaaaacataaaaagccTTTGTGATAGAATGTACGCTGTGAGTTTAATCTTAATAGTGGTGGTGTATTTGGAGTTCTtgatcactgacctgctgcatGTGTCCTAAGACATTCTTGCGGCAGTCAAAGATGCCCTTTCCTTCCTCTGAGTACAGGTTGAAGATGAAGTCAGTGGTATAGTTGGAATTACAGTTCTCATTCCTACAAAAGAAGAAAGGATTTAAAGGGCATTTAAATGTCTTGCATTCATTTACCAATAATTCATGTTtacacaataaaacaaaatgcagatttaCTAACATATTTTAAACTAATATAGATTTTAGCTTCAATATTGACCATTTGTACTACAAGAAGCAAGAAcagcactttttaaaatgtataatataatataaaaaaatacattaaaaatatatattttactttatGTTACCCTTTAATGAGTACTTTTGCTAAACACCAACCTAAGAATCAGGCCTCTCTTAACTGTGGTCTTCATTTTCTGTACCAGATGCTCTACATTTGCCTGATGGCAGAAAGGAAATAAAATCAAATTGTGAATCCGCCGGATTACACACAGATAACTCCACACTTATACGTTTGAATATATTCACCTCTAAATCATGAATGCCGAATTTATCCTCAAAGATGTATGCAGCGTCCGCACCTGCAGCGAGGCCAGACATGGTGGCCAGGTATCCACAGTAACCGCCCATAGTCTCAATGATGAACACACGCCGCTTAGTGCCTGCAGCTGACTGCTTGATCCTGTCACaggtctacacacacacaaacacacacaccgaaATGAAGGAGAGAGTAGGGACACAAATACCGCCACCAAGTAAAAACCTGGCTTCATAAATATGTGCGAGACATAGGGGTATATGTGTGCGAGTTTGTGCTTGCAgttacccagccaacatgctcatgtggggcttacatgggtggaacgtgggttAGGTGTATTTCAGGTGGCCATGGGTTCAGAGTGAGTTTGTACATGTATTGTTACTAGGctagttgggcttcccaaataggcCCCATCACTACAGACCACCCTAATatcacatgggtcccatttaggcccagatggggcccatatttaacccctcctggtctaTGGTTTCCATCACTGaacctggtgggcatccatatttagggccaacatggaacctatgaacaaaaccttctggttccTAGTTGGGCTACCCACACAATCCTCACATAGGCATGTTATGTGGGTAAAAACACATTGCCACATGTTGTAACAATGGTGCATCCGTGAGATAAGCTTACATATGGAAAACACAAGTGATATGAGAACTATACTTCTATTAGTGTGTTTggtttaacacaacacaacaaaatatttTGTTGAGTTTTCTGTGTTTATAGATTTTGTTTATTACATATCAGGTAAATGTAGCAACATCAGCAAAAGAAAagtaatatgaatatgaatagaGGAAAGCTGCTGCTCCTCAAGCTGATGTCAAAATTGGTGGGGAATGTGGGCACCCCAACACTTTCACTCATTGCACATATAGCACTATATTGTGTATCTATATGTACTTtttgtgctctgtgtgtgtgtgtgtgtgtgtgtgtgtgtgtgtgtgtgtgtgtgtgtgtgtgtgtgctccaaCCGATGTGATGGTGTTCAGGGCAGTATCAGCTCCAATGCTAAAGTCTGAGCCAGGTACGTTATTGGAGACAGTAGCAGGTATGACCACCATGGGGATACACAATTCCTCATACCTCTGTCTGGCCTGGACAAGCTCCAGGCCACCTGAAAATGCCTGTGGGAgggcaattaaaaaaataatttaacaaaGTCCTACAAAGAAAACAGTATCCACAGACAGATGCAATCACCAGGAGGGCACATACCTCAAAACCTCCTATAATGACCAGAGCATGAATGTTGTACTTGGCAATGTTCAGACTTATCTCCTCTAGGTGCTTTGCTGGAAGGACCCTACAAACAGAAAGAAGGATATCAGAGAACTCCTCAAACTAGAAACAGTGAAGGATCAATCAATGGTCAGTGATCATGTCAGATGTTGTTGGATATTGTAGGGTATTGTCAGTATTTCTAGAATGCTGCACAACTGCATGTACCACACACTGTAGGGATGtttgccatattgcccacccttaCTGAAGAATGCATGATACCTTTTGGTGCCCAAAACGGAACCCCCTTTTCCTGTCCAGCCGCCAACACTGTTCCAAGTGATAGGTTCAATCTAAAGACAGAATCAGATGAACTGTACTGACACATATCTGGTGCAAGTTCTGATACTacacaaacaataataatatgctGAAAAGTAAAAACCTTTGtcaatatatcaaatatttcacattaagaAATTGTTATCTGAATATTTTTATCATTCATTCTGTTTCTAGATGGTTTTCCACTTGTTTTAAGTAGTTTGATCGAGTCAACGTGTCTTATTATATTGGGAGATgattaaatatacataataaaatgtaaaatattggaTATATTGACTGGATTTAACATCATTTCACATGTCAAAATGCCTGGGAACAGTTTCTTCCCCAAGAGAAGGGTGCTGACCTTTCCCTGGGCTAAACCCTCAAAGCCGTCGTGCACAGCCAGCATGCTGTGGCCCTGGATGATACCGATTCTGACCGCAGCTCGCACAGCTGCATTCATGCCTGCACAAGGAGCCCCCACGTTCAGGACAGCCACATTAATGttactctgagagagagagatagagagatatagagagagatagacagacagacagacagacagacagtgggtGGATGTATTGCAGAGCTGATTTAATTGATGAGTGAAATGCTAAAATCTGAGCTTCTTACTTTGACTTCTGAAAGATGTACATGAGCCAGCAGCTTGTATGTGTTCCAGTTGTTCTCAAAGCTCCTGGATAGGGAGACATTGTTGTGTCATTATTTAGAAggattttatttcattaacaTTGTAAATGACTATAtacaaataatgaataataaattgaGTGgttcagtggtctccaaccctcctcctggagaCCTAACTTCCTGCAGTTTCAGCTCCAAAACACACCCAACACCTCCCATTCAGCCACTCCAGAGCTGCTAGGCTGCAGGCGAGGTAGACTGCAGTCACAGAAGGCTGACCCAAAGTGAGGGACCCTTCATATACAGCTTAGAAATGCAGCCCACGTTCAGAGCAATTTCGAGAATGCCACCAGATGTATCCTTCCCCATCCTtggttacccacagttctctgcacGTATACAATACAaggtgaaaaaaaggcaaaaggGGCAGGACCTCTCTGTTGACATTAGACTGTTTCATCTGTGCAACCAATTGACTGCCAAGTcttcataggacagtcctaccAAGGACCCGCTCTACCacagctgcagcctaggcttagAAACGTAGCTCatgacttctgaaggcagtaactAGTGGGATCAGGTGGGGTCGATCCAAGGTCTGAGAAAAGTTAGCTGTCCAGGAATAGCGTTGGACACCTGGAAGCCATAAAGTGGACCTAAATTCACCACGGCTGCTTCTTACCCCAGGTAGGGAGGCATTTCTTGTGTTATAAAGCCAAAATAAAGCTCAACGTTGTTGTGAAACTtcaatatttacattatttgtcCAAACCATTCCAAAATACAGCAGCCTGGATAGTcccctgaaaaaaaaatcaacaaggtTCAGAGCTGAATTAGAACACATACTTTCCTCGGAGTTTCACCGCATCGTCATATCTGCCCTCTTTCATAGCCACGGTGACATCCTTGGTCTGCAGGAGAGATGAGGAAGGTTGCTATTCATTACAACAGCCCACTGAGGGAGAACAGGTCTGCAGAGTGATGTTGTGAAACACATGCAGAGATACGCACCACTTGCACACATTCCATCAGCGGCAGTCTGACCGCCTGGTTCCCTgacagactgaccacacacgcTGGTGTGTCAGGAGAGGCCTCCAGGAGAGCCATCACAGCCTCCACACCCATCCTGCTGCCCTGGTGACAAAGAGAATAAACAAGGAATTTAGGGGGGTTGCAGGATATGTAGTATTGCTTTAAAGTCAGAGATggcattctccctattacagtcagtggagcatcaacatgataaATGATAGGAAAGAGACCCACCAGTATCCTGTCGAAGGCTGAAGGGGTTCCCCCCCGCTGCACATGGCCCAGGATTGTGGCACGAGTGTCATACCCCAGTCTCTTACCTACTAACTGTAAATGGAAACAAGGCGAATGCAAACAAAATTCACACACATGACAAGGTATTATATGATATTTAATGAGAACAACAATATATCTTTTATTTAATCACTTACCTCTTTAATCTGATCACAAGTAATGGGTTTGCCATCTCTGCCCATTGCTCCCTCAGCCACGATAATGACATTCAGTCTAGACCCCCTGTTTCTGGTCTGAGAAAAGACACAATGCCGAAAATAGCAACACATGTTACAGGACAGGGAAGATTATGTTgaatgatatgataaaatattttaaGGATACTGAAACAATCCCAAAACACCCAGCCCAGTAATGCCATGTCAACAGAatgtacgctatatggacacaatatgtccatatgtttgtggacaaatcTTTTTAATGGATGCATTCTTCTACTTAAACGCTGCACCCAATCCTGATACagagcttatctagtccctgtagagaagtattgcacTATGCCTAAttgcaggtgtgggctagaggggatataaagccccagccagcattaagctgtgtagcagtggaactgtgttctctggaatgacggtgctccagattttttgggatgagttggggacatGGGTATGAGTTAGATTTGTGATCtactaacatcctgacctcacataACCTAACATTCTTGCgctaaatgccatcaaatcctcacggcagagctccaaaacctagtagaaagccttccctggacagtagagacagttactccaacaaaagcaggataataaactacttttaatacccttgatttaggaagaaacaatgaataagcagttgtcccaatacttttgtcctgagGAACGTATTAATTCTTTAGCTACAATAGGTTAACTAGGGCATTCTAAAAtccaatggtgtgtgtgtgtgcactgactAGATACCTCCATCAGCCTCCTGCACAAGTGTTCCTCCCAGCCATCATCAGGGGGCATCTCAGGAATGAACACCCAGTCAGCGCCACACGCCAGTGCAGTGACCAGGGCCAGGTAactgaaaaacacacatacacacgtgaAGGTATTCAGAATGCATATTTGCACTGTAATTTGAGAAGGATTAACAGTGAGCAATGTGTTGAATCTTTATTCTTACCCACAATGCCTCCCCATGACCTCCAGGATGAAGGCACGCTGGTGGCTGTGAATGAGGccaaagaggaaaaaaacatcaggAGCTAAAAACTGGCTTTAagattttattgtttattaagaAGGACAGGTCAGATAAGCACATGCTGCCCACCGAGAGTTTGCTTTGCAGATTTGCAATGATATATTAACCAGAAAGCTGTTTagatctgcactgaacagtggcagtaaacacacacacacacacacaaaattatgGGCAGCAAGGATACACACCCAGAGAGGTGGGAGCCACCTCAGCACCCGGGGAGCGACTGGGAGTGAGAGGCCTTGCTTCAGGGCACTCCAGCTATGAATGTTGAGGGTGCTTGAACCGGTGACCTTTAATTCCTTAGCCTGCTTCTCAAATCACGCTGCCTAATCTTGCCATCTCGCAAAAACTAAGCTAATGGAAATTAAACCAACCTTGGAAGTCTGGCCTGCAATGTCAGCAATCATCAGTACTCAAACTGATCAGTAAGATTTTCCATATGTCCAGTTTGgaacagaaagcagtcaaatcAAATATGCAAAGCCTGTTCTTTATACCAAGAAGGACACCTGAACTGAAGCGGAGTATCAAAGCTAAACATACCCAACGAATTCGCACACAGTTCTACGtttataaaaaacacacattaaaccCTAAAGGAACTCGAATGTCCCCAAACATTTGATGGGAAGTGTATGCTTCTGCTGTAGTGCTCTTCAAATCATTTCAACACAGCCTTAGGCATACGATTCATATGTTGGTCATACTAAGCTAAAGCAAGAGCAGGACCTGGCCAGTGAAAGTAAATGTAGCTTGCTCTTATGCCACTGCTGACCTCTGGGCTGTGGTGGTGATGCTGTCCACCACCTCCATGATGCGGTGGAGAGCAGAGTCTGTGCCGATGGTCATGTCTGTACCGCAGAAGTCGTTGTCGATGGATCCCACCATGCCGACAATGTTCAGATGTGATGCTGACTTGGCTTCGTCTCCTGTGATCTtgcctgaaaaacaacaaaacatgtTCTAGATAGCGCTGCTCTGTGCCCACTAACCTAGAGACTCTAGTTCTACAGCTTACTGCCCTCACTACTACCCAAACATCTTTTCTCCTGATCCAGTTCCAGCTATTTCCCTCCCCAATTTCATATAGCCCATTACACAACCCATTCTTTAAAACTCTCcaccccatcacatgtaatgctcctgacccTGGGAGGGTGAGGAGCTCTGATGTACTGGCTTGCGGaggcctgtgccagccaacatcacacTGATGTTGGGGTTACCATGGACAAGAACCTGTAGGAAGGGCAGAAGCTAAAGTTACTCCACAGTGTATGAAGAAGGGGCTCTGATGACTCACCTTTGCTGACCAGATCTCCCAGCAACCCACTCCACTCTGTACGGAACTGGTTAGCACCAGTCAAACTCCCATCTCCACCGATCACACACAGGTTGGTAATGCCCCTTTTGACCAGGTTGTAAGCAGCCTTTATTCTGCCCTCGCGGGTCTGGAAATCCTTGCAGCGGGCGCTGCCTATCACCGTGCCTCCCTAACCCAGATAGCAAGAGATGACAAAGCTTGCTTCTTATAAGGACAATAATCATATGTAAGGATTTTAGAGCAGTATTAAATAAACAGCTTGTTGGTACATCACTGTAGTGAACTCTCCTCACTCTACTCACTCGCTGCACAGCCTGCAGTTAAATGCTCAGGGCATTTACTTTACTTCTTAAATCCGTATATGATTTATATCAACAGCGTTCAGCGGAGTGAAAAAAACATGCTTTATTAGAGCTTCCGACCACGATTAGAGCTTGCGTGGTTGGAACTAACTGTTGTAGAAAATGTCCTACACCATTGTAACGTAACATCTAAAGAAATATTTAACAATAAATTATGCAAAAATACTTCCCTATACGGATAATTACACTGTGCATACTTTTCCCATAGGAGAGAACAAGTACTCACCAGCTGGAGCATCATAGACACACTCTCCCAGGTAGCTGGACGAATATTATCTCCCCCATCAACCAGACCCTGGTAGCCCTGCATGCATCAGTACGACAACAGAGGTCAGAATGACACTGCTAGTTATCTCATGAACACAACACCAACATCACTGCCTGTTCCAGTTACATAATGTCTATAAGGGTGTGTGGTCTCTTGACCTCATGAACGAAGAAGACTTTGGCTCCTGTGTACAGGCCAACTCTGACTGTGGCCCTCACTGCAGCATTCATTCctgaaacagacagaaatacactatatgggcaaaagtattgggacaccagctaaTTTCTTGCactgcactgtttcttctgaaatcaagggtgttaataAAAAACTgacactgtctctactgtccagggaaggctttctactagaatttggagcagtgctgtgaggatatgatggCATTCTACATAAGTGCTAGTGAGATCAGAATGTTTGATGATCACGACCCCACCTtaccccacctcacctccaaCTCCCAACTGTCACGATCACTTGAGAATAACAAACTGTAGTGTTTTctgtgtagttactgaatagtaGTGATTAATAGTGAATAACAGTAAGAGTGGCGTAGAGGACAGTCTGCATAAACAGATCGCCTGAAGTCTGTATAAAAATAGTCACAATCAACAGCATTTTGTAATCAGTCATACAGAATACGAAAACAACCCATCATGTGATAAACCCGGAGAGACATGCACTTGACATTTGACACAAACACTATATAAGTCTTTAATCAGGGTCCAGAATTTCTGTGGGCAACTCCTGAGGTCACTTAATCCTGCTCTTGCATCTTCTGCAGCTCTTCTGGAAAGGCCAGGATGCATGGCCTCCGTTGTGTTGGAGGCAATGGAGTGTCTCTAATTTCAGAACGGAACAGCTGTGGAGCCGTTGCTGTTCCTATCTACAACTTCATGTCATTCCGAAAAAAGGTCACTGGAGCTAAAATAAGCTCAacatcacagagacactgaGGCACAAGACAAGAGGGGCTAACGGCTAAAGCTAAAGGTTATATGAACATTGGAGTGAAACAGAGACAAGCTGATCAAAAAACAACTCCTGAGAGCATGACCAAGGCCAAGTGTTGCTCAAGACATAGTCCCCTTGCAGGACACAGGGGACGTTCAATAAGCAGTAAAGCAAACCTCTACAGATCTTCTGGGACTGTTTGGAGTCTTCATTATATGTTCCTGATGCAGCATGAAAAGTAGAGATGGATAAATAATATATGCACTGAAATCCAGCCAATTTAATGCCTCATGTTTAGTGTAATTAATGCAAATACAACACCCTGCatgttacactgtaaaaactctACTGCTAACATCTAAGACAGAAGACCGGGGTCCAAATTTAGCTTGCTTCTTCTGCTTTCCTTGGACGCCCTTTAAGGACCACCACAGTGTCACTCAAGCCGACTACTTAAAGCAAACCATGGCCCTGATTAAACCCACTGATAATAGCGTCTGTAGCCCATTTCAGTACTCCAACCTTTCTGCTTACCTTGAGCATCACCTCCTGATGTCAGGACAGCGATGGCCCGTCCAATCCCCAACTTGGTGGGGTCAACTCCTGCAGTGGCCGTATGCGACATATTCAAAAGTGCCCCAAAACGCCTAGTGGCAAAGGGAAGGTGAAAAGAGGGATGAAGGAGTGCTGTTTCCCCCCCAGAAGTCTCTCAAAACAGGGGGTTACAAGGGGGGAAGGTTTTATAGGAGAGCTGTCCCGCTCCCACCCACCTCcccctaaacacacaaacatacacccTCCCTCCTGTAGGACTAAATATAAGTTGGACATCACCACTTCCAACAGCTTCCACTGTTAACCTCTATTGCTGAATAAATCAACGCATTTAAAGTCAAGTGGTTTGAAGACGTGACCCACCGCTACACACTTCAGTAAAGGTCGGTGCTGTCTACCTTTAGACTGCACTTTAGAGAACATCAGAGTTCTTTACACTATGATACTAGACCAGGGATTGTAAAAATATAGTTATGCTAGCCAAAAGTGAACCtacatgtgtgttttttatgcCATTCTGAACAGCAATAGTGGGAGAATCACAATGAGTCTAAGAAACCACATTCAGACCCATTTAACACAGGTTTTCTATGTTACAGGGTTTAGAAGCATTAAACCTTTCAGTTTTTGGATTCCTGCCAccagcatttcacaccaaaccatactgatttaattatgcagaatgtGAAAAATCCATGCAGTTTGTCTTTAAGGACAGTGTTGATAATGTTGCTAATATTCCCCCAACAGTGAACTACTCATTTTTAAACCCAGCTGAACCAGCTATATAGTGTAGCTCTAGAACAGTAACCCTGGCTATGGAGGCaacctgccctgcacattttagtgctcccaacacacctgattcaactaatcagctcattagcCCTGTC
Protein-coding sequences here:
- the pfkma gene encoding phosphofructokinase, muscle a isoform X1; the protein is MSHTATAGVDPTKLGIGRAIAVLTSGGDAQGMNAAVRATVRVGLYTGAKVFFVHEGYQGLVDGGDNIRPATWESVSMMLQLGGTVIGSARCKDFQTREGRIKAAYNLVKRGITNLCVIGGDGSLTGANQFRTEWSGLLGDLVSKGKITGDEAKSASHLNIVGMVGSIDNDFCGTDMTIGTDSALHRIMEVVDSITTTAQSHQRAFILEVMGRHCGYLALVTALACGADWVFIPEMPPDDGWEEHLCRRLMETRNRGSRLNVIIVAEGAMGRDGKPITCDQIKELVGKRLGYDTRATILGHVQRGGTPSAFDRILGSRMGVEAVMALLEASPDTPACVVSLSGNQAVRLPLMECVQVTKDVTVAMKEGRYDDAVKLRGKSFENNWNTYKLLAHVHLSEVKSNINVAVLNVGAPCAGMNAAVRAAVRIGIIQGHSMLAVHDGFEGLAQGKIEPITWNSVGGWTGKGGSVLGTKRVLPAKHLEEISLNIAKYNIHALVIIGGFEAFSGGLELVQARQRYEELCIPMVVIPATVSNNVPGSDFSIGADTALNTITSTCDRIKQSAAGTKRRVFIIETMGGYCGYLATMSGLAAGADAAYIFEDKFGIHDLEANVEHLVQKMKTTVKRGLILRNENCNSNYTTDFIFNLYSEEGKGIFDCRKNVLGHMQQGGTPTPFDRNFATKMGAKSVLWLTEKLKECYRHGRIFANSPDSACVLGMRKRGLMFQPLAELKEQTDFEHRIPLTQWWLKLRPILKILAKYKINLDTSEHAQMEHIISKRGPVAPSGKI
- the pfkma gene encoding phosphofructokinase, muscle a isoform X2, translating into MSHTATAGVDPTKLGIGRAIAVLTSGGDAQGMNAAVRATVRVGLYTGAKVFFVHEGYQGLVDGGDNIRPATWESVSMMLQLGGTVIGSARCKDFQTREGRIKAAYNLVKRGITNLCVIGGDGSLTGANQFRTEWSGLLGDLVSKGKITGDEAKSASHLNIVGMVGSIDNDFCGTDMTIGTDSALHRIMEVVDSITTTAQSHQRAFILEVMGRHCGYLALVTALACGADWVFIPEMPPDDGWEEHLCRRLMETRNRGSRLNVIIVAEGAMGRDGKPITCDQIKELVGKRLGYDTRATILGHVQRGGTPSAFDRILGSRMGVEAVMALLEASPDTPACVVSLSGNQAVRLPLMECVQVTKDVTVAMKEGRYDDAVKLRGKSFENNWNTYKLLAHVHLSESNINVAVLNVGAPCAGMNAAVRAAVRIGIIQGHSMLAVHDGFEGLAQGKIEPITWNSVGGWTGKGGSVLGTKRVLPAKHLEEISLNIAKYNIHALVIIGGFEAFSGGLELVQARQRYEELCIPMVVIPATVSNNVPGSDFSIGADTALNTITSTCDRIKQSAAGTKRRVFIIETMGGYCGYLATMSGLAAGADAAYIFEDKFGIHDLEANVEHLVQKMKTTVKRGLILRNENCNSNYTTDFIFNLYSEEGKGIFDCRKNVLGHMQQGGTPTPFDRNFATKMGAKSVLWLTEKLKECYRHGRIFANSPDSACVLGMRKRGLMFQPLAELKEQTDFEHRIPLTQWWLKLRPILKILAKYKINLDTSEHAQMEHIISKRGPVAPSGKI